The Pseudomonas alkylphenolica genomic sequence TCATGACGGCAGGTTGAGTGGCCAGGTCGGTGCGCACCATCAACTCTGCCAACTGAAGTAAATGAGCGCTTTCGTAGATCTGGTGTTCGAGCACTAGATTCAGGTTGTCGATCAAAGGGGAGAGTTGCCCGACATCCGGTTGGTGAAAGGCTGCGTACTGTTGGTCAAGCCAATACACCCAACGCAGCGTGACGTAGGTCGGCTCCGTGCACGGTGGCAAGTTGAAGAGGGGAGTTGTCGGCACCTGGACGGGATGGTTTGTTTGCCAGCGCAACCAGCCAGGCAGCAGGCCCTGGATATGACGCGGGGAGGGGGCATAAACCGCAGACCAGGGGCCTAGCAACTGGCTCATCGACGACGCTTGGGTAGTCCCGAGCAGGGCGGCGCACAAGGCGGGCTGATAGTAGGTCACCCAACTCTGACCGCCGGAGCCGTCATTGACCTTCAGTAGCCAACGCGCGTGCTTGAGTGCCAGTTCACTGTTGGTCGCCACAATCGCGATACCGGCATGGCGGTGCTGACAAAGGTTCATGCACCACTCGGCTATGGCGCTACCAGATTGCGCGCTGAGCCAGATCGGCCCTGAACTCGCCCGTGAAGCAAAGTCAGTACCGATGAGCAGGTAGTCGAATGCGTACCCTTGATGTGCGCTGAGTTCCTTTAACAAATCGGGATACAACGCCTGATCCAGAATGAAATGCAGCGGCTGTGACGTTGCCGCTAAGCTCTGTCGAGGCAGGTTGATGAAATCGATCAATCCTTCTTGCATGCACAGTCTCCTCGACTACAGGCGCCATTGCTTTGCTTGCCACAGAGTTTGTGGATGCCGGGTTTGATGGGGCCGTATAACCCGATACCTGGCGGCAACGCCTCGGGTGATGGCAGGCCTTCGAGCATGCCGGGTAATACTGGAGCAGCCGCGGTTCCCGCAGCAGGTGCGCCCCCGATTTGAATCTTGCTACTGCTGAAAATACCGCCTGGACCAATGACGATGTGCTGGCCGCCGCCTTTCAAGGTGATGCTGGCGCCGGCATCGAGGATCAGATGAGCGCCTGCCTTGAGGTGCACTTGCTGTCCTGCTTCAACTACCAGTGCTTGCCCGACCCGCGTGTGGCTGCTGCTGGCGACCTGCAGGTTGTCGTTGGCCTTGAGCTCGACCTTGCGATCCGCCGTCACGGTGAGCTGGTCTTCGGCCTCCAGCACCGCAATGCTGTTGCCCTTGATGGTTTCCCGGCGTTCGTGACCAACTTCCAGCTGGCTGTCGTTCTCGATCTTCTGCTCCATATCGCGCTGGGCACGCAGGTAGATTTTTTCCTGCCCGGCCCGGTCTTCAATCGACAGTTCGTTATAGCCGCCATTGGCGGGCGAACTGCGGCTGCGCAACACTGTTTTGGTTTTGTTTGCTGGCAACGGGTACGGCACCGCCGTGCGGGTATTGGGCACACAGCCGGTAACCAACGGCTGGTCGGGGTCACCTTCCAGGAAGGTCACCACCACTTCCATGCCGATACGCGGGATGGTCACCGCGCCGAAGCCCTCGCCAGCCCAGCTGGATGAAACCCGCAGCCAGCAACTGCTCTTGTCGCTGTTCAGCTCGGCGCGGTCCCAATGGAACTCGACTTTGACCCGGCCGTGTTCATCGCAGAAGATTTCTTCGCCCTCAGGCCCGGTGACCCGTGCGGTCTGGCTGACCAGCACCGATTTTCGGGTGACCAGCGGTGGCCGGTAGAACACGTCCCAAGGAATGGCGCTGAAGCTGTTGCGGTAGCCTTGGCTGAAGCCGTCTTTGGGCGGTTTTTCGCTGCTGGCCGACTCCTCCAGCACCTGCGGCTGCTTGCCTTCGTGGGTCACACGGAGCAATAGCCACAAGTCGTTGCAGGCTTTACGCGGGTGCTCGCGCAGGTCGAAGAAGTGACCGCTGCGCAGGCTCGGCTGATCGCTTTTGCCTTCGGCCAACCGGTGGTCGCTGCGGTGCCGCTCCAGAACCCGGCGGGCAAGCTGCCTGCCGCGCTCTTCGGTGTCGATCAGCGTGGGGTAGCGGTAATCTTCAAGTACCGGAGTGAACTCGGCGGTGAAGCAGTCTTCCACTAACCGACTTGGGCGTTTGAGGTCGTAGCCTCGCCGGGTGACGGTACTGGTCCGCGTGCTGAAACGCTGGGAAAACTGACTGATGACCGGGTGATCGGCCACCAGACCGGCGCCTTGCTGATAGGGGGTTGCCCCCAGTTTGGGAAAAAAGACCTGATCGTCGGTGAACACCAGCCGATGACCGTCCGGGCTGTGCTGGTGATGCCAGGCAATGCCTTCTTCACTGCACAGCCTCATGATGAAGCTGAGGTCATCCTCCCCATACTGCGTGCAGTATTCGCGCACGGGACTGTCGCGAACATGGAAGCTATAAGCATCGGCTTGAATGCCATGGCCCTGGAGCACCTGGGCGATAATCTGCGGCACCGTCAGCTGCTGGAAAATTCGCTGGTTGTGGCTGAACTGCAAGTAATGCAGGGCCGGGACCAGAGTCAGGTGATAACGGGTCAGGCGTGTGCCGGGCTCGCCGCCCCTGACATCTTCGATACGCCCGTGGATACCTTCGCCATTCAGGCCGAACTGAAGGAAAGCCGGCTGACTGAGCAGGCTTTCCAGGTCGAAGTCGGGGTACTCGCTGACCAGTTCAATATGAATCGCGTACAAGGCGCTGATGGCTTCCGTGCCGTCAAACGCCAGGACCTTGAAGTCGTGACGAACTGTGGGGATCAAAAGTTCGAACTGCGCGGTATTGGCCGGCGCGAACATAAGCTAGTCCTTAAGCAATGAAAGTGGCTAAAGCGATGCCCACGCCGGGGAAACGCCATACCTACAGGCACGTTAATAAGGACTACAAAAAATTGATGTAGGACGGTTCCCAAATTCGTACGGTTTTGCTTCTAGGTACGCTTCCTCAGGCGTTAGTTGCTTATCACCACGGCGAGTACCACCGATTTCAGCACCCCGGATGGCAATCGATAATGTGTCAACCATGTCCCCGCACATGCCTCAGCGATGTGTCCGGTCCATACACCCGGCAAATGTAGCCAGTAGCTGACTCACCTCGGCAAACAACTCATCGGCCTGCGCCGCGCTGCAATCCTCGCCATAACGCTTGCGCAAGCCCTGCTGGCTGAGGATCAGGTGTTTGTCGGCCTGCAGGCCGTGCTGGCGCAGGCAACCGGCGACACACTGCAGCGGGCAGCCATCCAGCGCCAGAATCCAGCGTCCCGAGCAGGCCAGATTGACCAGCGCCGGCACCTGCCCGCCGACCCCGGCGATGCACGACATCTGCGCCAGGCCTTCACGGTCGAGGCGCAGTGCGACATTGTTGGCCAGTTGCGCAACGTTGGAGCAACCGGAGCAGGCGTAGACCAAGGGCAGGGCAGTGCGGGGCATGAAGACTCTCCAGTGACAGGCCCGTCAGGCTTGATAATCGACCAGTGCCTCGGTCGCCAGAATGCGGATGTCGCGGCGCTCCATGGCAATCAGGCCGCTCTCCACCAGACGATGAAGGATGCGTGAAAAGGTTTCCGGCTGGATCCCCAGTTTCGACGCCACCAGGCGTTTGGACACCTGCAGCACAACGCGGCCGTCCTCGGGGTCCTGCTCCTGCAGAAGGAAGCTGATCACCCGCTGGCTGGCGCTGGCCAGGGTCAGGGTGTCGATGTCCTTGAGCCGTTGGTGCAGGTGGATGCTCATGCTCGCGAGGATCGCCAGGCACACTTGCGGCTGGTCTTCCAGGGCATTGCGGTAGTGGCCGCCCTCGATGCTGACCACCACGCTGTCCTTGAGCGCGGTGGCGCTCACCGGGTAGTAGCGGGTCTGGCTGAACAGCAGGGCTTCGGCGAAGGACTGCCCGGGCTGGATGATCTCTACCAGGTTTTCCTGGCCCTGGGCGGTGATGCGGTACAGCTTGATCTGGCCACTGACCAGCAAGAAGAAGCGTTTGGCCGGGTCGCCCTGGTGCATGAGGGTGTCGTGACAACCGAGGCGGCGTTGCATGGCCAGGCCGCAGACCTGTTCAAAAATGCGTTCGGGCAAGTGGCTGAACAGGTGATGGCGGCGCAAGAACAGTACGAGGGAAGGGTGGGTCAGCATGGCGTACCTCCTGCCGGCCATGGTAGAACGCCCGGCACCTGCGGCCTATGCCTCCGCAGGTCTACCTCCAAAGGGGCAGTCAGCCGTGTTGACGCAGATGCTCCATGGCCCAGACAGCCGCCTCGACCCGTGAGCGCAAGCCAAGCTTGTGCAGCAGGTTCTTTACGTGGACTTTGACCGTGCCTTCGGTAATCCCCAGCTTGTGGCCGATGACCTTGTTGCTGTAGCCGCTGGCGATGGTCTTGAGCACCTGGCGCTCGCGTTCGGTCAGCTCCACTTCGGCATGCCGGGGCGGTGAGCGCAGGGCCTGGGCCATGACCTGGGTGAGGCCGGGGCTGATCACCAGCGCGCCGTTCATGGCATCGCGGATGTACTGGATCAGCAACTCCGGCTCCATGTCCTTGAGCAGATAGCCATCGGCGTCCAGGCGCAGGGCGTCGCGGATATCGTCTTCGGCATCGGAAACGGTGAACAGCAGGACTTTGCCGCCAAAGGCCAGGCTGCGCAGGTGGCGCAGGGTTTCGATGCCATTCATCTGCGGCATGTTGTTGTCGAGCAGTACCAGGTCCGGTTGCAGCGGCTCGATCATGGCCAGGGCTTCTTCGCCGTGATTGGCTTCGCCGACGATCTCGAAATCGTCTTCCAGTTCGAGCATCTGGCGGATGCCACGACGCATCATGGGATGGTCGTCGACCAGGAGGATGCGGCAACGCGCAGGGCTATTCATGTGACATTTCCTTGGGGATGGCGGCCGAGGAATTCCGGGCGGAACTCCATCTGGACGAGGGTGCCTTGCGGCTCCCTGGAAAGAATCTGCAACTGGCCGTGCAGGCTGCGCGAGCGCTCATCCATGATGTTCAGACCGTGATGTTCGCGCGGGTCGCGACTGCCGATAAAGCCGCGCCCGTCGTCTTCGATCGACAGACGCACGGTTTCACCGTCCTGGCGCAGCTGCAGCCAGGCGTTTTGCGCATGGGCGTGGCGCAGGCAGTTGGAGAGTGCCTCGCGGGTGATCTGCAGGATGTGGATCTGTTCGCTGGCCGACAGTTCGAAGGCCAGGTTGTCGACGTGCAGGTGAACCTGGAAATCACCACGGCGGCTGAACTCCTTCGCAGTGTCCTTGAGACCCTGCATCAGGCCGGCGTCGTGAATCTGCAGGCGAAAGGTGGTGAGCAGTTCGCGCAGCTGGCGGTAGGCGTTGTTCAAGCCTTCACGCAGCTCGGCGGTGACGCCTTCCAGGGTCTCTACCGGCTCGCCGCGGCGCATCAGGGTCTGCATGCGGCTGACCTGCAGCTTCATGTAAGACAGCGCCTGGGCCAGTGAGTCATGCAGCTCGCGGGCAATGATGGCGCGCTCTTCGAGCAGCAGCAGGCGATGGTCCTGCTCGCGTTGGCGCTTGAGTGACAGCGAGGTGCCGATCAGGTTGGCCAGGGCCTGGATAAGCTGGGTTTCCCAGGCCTGCGGTGCATGGCCATCGATAAAGTGCGCCTTCAGTTCACCCAGCGAGCTGCCCTGGTTGCTGATGCTGTAGATGTGCGGATTCAGTTGCTCATGGCGCTGGCAGGTGGCGCAATCGCTGCTGGCGCAGACCTTGCGGCTGTCGGCGCCGTCCAGAGCGAGCAATTGCTGGGCCGGGGCCTGTAGTTGACCTTGCAGGCACAGCGACAGACGCAGGCCGGGCAGGCGTTGCTGAAAACGGCGGATCAACTCATCCAGCCCCTCGGCGTTGGCCAGGCGCGTGGCCAGGCTGCGGCTGCTTTGATACAGCAGTTCGAGGGCGGCGTTGGCCTGCTGCAGGTTCAGGGTTTTTTGCCGGACCTGGGTTTCGAGGGTGCGGTGGGATTGCTCGATGGTCTCGGCCATGGCGTTGAAGCTGGTGGCCAGCTGGCCCAACTCATCCTCGGATTGATGGTTGACCCGCGCCTGGTACTCGCCGCGGCGAAAGCGCTGGGTGGCGTCGACCAGTTCCTGCAGCGGGCTGATCACGCTGCTTTGCAGTTCGTAGAGGCCAACCAGCAGGACGATCATGGTGATGAACAGTGCCACGCCTTGAATGATCTGTTGCCAGGATTGCTTGTGTTCGCTCTGGCGCTGCAGCAGGTTGACGAACTGGTTGAGCTGCTCGATGAAGGGCAGGGTGCTGGCCTGGAACGCTATGGCATCGCCACGCTCAAGAGCCGGGCCGAGGGTGTTCTGCCAGTAGTCCTGCAGCTGTTGGTAGCTGCCATTGAGCGCCTCGTTGCTACCGTCTTCCAGCACACTCTTGAGCGTCTGGCTGTTGAGCCGCTGTTGCAGGCTTTGGCTGATGCGGTTGATTTCTTCGCGACCGGCGCCGGAGGCCAGGTTCCAGCTCAGGCGGTAGGTCTCCATGCGCACCGAGCCTGCGGTGTTGATCGCTGCCGCATCGCCCTGGCTGAACCAGGCGATCAGGCCGGCGCTCAGCGAGCTGGCCAGCGCCAGCACCGCGATCAGGATCACCGCCACGCCCGCACGCGCGGGCAGCGAGCTACGTAGCCAGCGGGTCATGGCCGCAGGCCTGAGCGCAGGAGGGGGAAAGTGCACATGCAGGGCTCCATTGGGGGGCTGCCGATGGTTTGGCGACCGGTCCCTGGCGCTCTACCTCTAAAGAGTTCTTATCCGAAGGCTTCGCCCGAATATCCTGTATGAAACCGGCAAGACACTGATAAACAAAGGGTTTAGTGGTTTTTCGGACCTACCTCGTTGGAGGTAGGCAGTACAAGCATAGGCCTGGAGGCGTCCAGGCTTCTTTGATCCGGGTCAAGTTTTTCCGGGGTTTGCCTCTCTAGTCTGCGGCCATAGCGAACTGACTGGAGACCCAACATGACCCCACCGCGTGTACGACAAGGCCTGGTACTGGGCATGAGCACGCTGGCCTTCACCGTCTGTTTCATGGTCTGGATGATGTTTGCCGTGCTCGGCGTCCCGATCAAGGAACTGCTCCAGCTCAACGAAACCCAGTTCGGCCTGCTGGCCGCCACCCCGGTGCTGACCGGCTCGCTGGTGCGCCTGCCGCTGGGGCTGTTGACCGACCGTTTTGGCGGACGCAGCGTGTTCTTCCTGCTGATGCTCGCCTGTGTGCTGCCGCTGTACCTGATCAGCCACGCCACCGCCTACTGGCAGTTCCTGGTGCTGGGGTTGTTTGTCGGCCTGGCCGGAGGCTCGTTCTCGGTCGGTATCGCCTACGTCGCCAAATGGTTCGACAAGGACAACCAGGGCTTTGCCATGGGCGTGTTCGGTGCCGGTAACGCCGGCTCGGCAGTGACCAAGTTTCTCGCCCCGGCGCTGATTGCCGCGGGCAGCTGGCAGCTGGTGCCGAAAGTCTTCAGTGCAATCCTGTTCATCACCGCGCTGCTGTTCTGGTTTCTCAGTGCCGACAACAAGGCCCACCGCAGCGCCAAGGGCGCCAACCTCGGCGAGCAGCTCAAGGCCCTGAAAGATCCTGCGGTGTGGCGCTACTGCCAGTACTACTCGATTGTCTTCGGCGGCTATGTGGCCCTGGCGCTGTGGATGACCAAGTACTACGTCGCCGAATACGGTTTCAGCCTGCAAAGCGCAGCGCTGCTGGCCGCCTGTTTTTCCTTGCCCGGTGGCGTGCTGCGCGCCGTCGGTGGCTGGATGTCGGACCGCTGGGGCGCGCAGAGCGTGACCTGGTGGGTGCTGTGGGTCAGCTGGATCTGCCTGTTCCTGCTGTCCTACCCGCAGACCCAGCTGCAGGTGCAAACCCTCAATGGTCCGCTGGACTTCCACATCGGCCTGAACCCGGTGCTGTTCACCGCACTGCTGTTCATCATCGGCATTGCCTTCGCCTTCGGCAAAGCCTCGGTGTTCAAGTACATCGCCAACGACTACCCGCAAAACATGGGCGCCGTGTCCGGCATCGTCGGCCTGGCGGGCGGCCTGGGCGGCTTCATCCTGCCGA encodes the following:
- a CDS encoding DUF4123 domain-containing protein — protein: MQEGLIDFINLPRQSLAATSQPLHFILDQALYPDLLKELSAHQGYAFDYLLIGTDFASRASSGPIWLSAQSGSAIAEWCMNLCQHRHAGIAIVATNSELALKHARWLLKVNDGSGGQSWVTYYQPALCAALLGTTQASSMSQLLGPWSAVYAPSPRHIQGLLPGWLRWQTNHPVQVPTTPLFNLPPCTEPTYVTLRWVYWLDQQYAAFHQPDVGQLSPLIDNLNLVLEHQIYESAHLLQLAELMVRTDLATQPAVMTILRGADQAFSKVEQLQALMDLPDSRKKQSTWN
- a CDS encoding type VI secretion system Vgr family protein, translated to MFAPANTAQFELLIPTVRHDFKVLAFDGTEAISALYAIHIELVSEYPDFDLESLLSQPAFLQFGLNGEGIHGRIEDVRGGEPGTRLTRYHLTLVPALHYLQFSHNQRIFQQLTVPQIIAQVLQGHGIQADAYSFHVRDSPVREYCTQYGEDDLSFIMRLCSEEGIAWHHQHSPDGHRLVFTDDQVFFPKLGATPYQQGAGLVADHPVISQFSQRFSTRTSTVTRRGYDLKRPSRLVEDCFTAEFTPVLEDYRYPTLIDTEERGRQLARRVLERHRSDHRLAEGKSDQPSLRSGHFFDLREHPRKACNDLWLLLRVTHEGKQPQVLEESASSEKPPKDGFSQGYRNSFSAIPWDVFYRPPLVTRKSVLVSQTARVTGPEGEEIFCDEHGRVKVEFHWDRAELNSDKSSCWLRVSSSWAGEGFGAVTIPRIGMEVVVTFLEGDPDQPLVTGCVPNTRTAVPYPLPANKTKTVLRSRSSPANGGYNELSIEDRAGQEKIYLRAQRDMEQKIENDSQLEVGHERRETIKGNSIAVLEAEDQLTVTADRKVELKANDNLQVASSSHTRVGQALVVEAGQQVHLKAGAHLILDAGASITLKGGGQHIVIGPGGIFSSSKIQIGGAPAAGTAAAPVLPGMLEGLPSPEALPPGIGLYGPIKPGIHKLCGKQSNGACSRGDCACKKD
- a CDS encoding putative zinc-binding protein — its product is MPRTALPLVYACSGCSNVAQLANNVALRLDREGLAQMSCIAGVGGQVPALVNLACSGRWILALDGCPLQCVAGCLRQHGLQADKHLILSQQGLRKRYGEDCSAAQADELFAEVSQLLATFAGCMDRTHR
- a CDS encoding Crp/Fnr family transcriptional regulator: MLTHPSLVLFLRRHHLFSHLPERIFEQVCGLAMQRRLGCHDTLMHQGDPAKRFFLLVSGQIKLYRITAQGQENLVEIIQPGQSFAEALLFSQTRYYPVSATALKDSVVVSIEGGHYRNALEDQPQVCLAILASMSIHLHQRLKDIDTLTLASASQRVISFLLQEQDPEDGRVVLQVSKRLVASKLGIQPETFSRILHRLVESGLIAMERRDIRILATEALVDYQA
- the narL gene encoding two-component system response regulator NarL, which produces MNSPARCRILLVDDHPMMRRGIRQMLELEDDFEIVGEANHGEEALAMIEPLQPDLVLLDNNMPQMNGIETLRHLRSLAFGGKVLLFTVSDAEDDIRDALRLDADGYLLKDMEPELLIQYIRDAMNGALVISPGLTQVMAQALRSPPRHAEVELTERERQVLKTIASGYSNKVIGHKLGITEGTVKVHVKNLLHKLGLRSRVEAAVWAMEHLRQHG
- a CDS encoding HAMP domain-containing protein, which codes for MTRWLRSSLPARAGVAVILIAVLALASSLSAGLIAWFSQGDAAAINTAGSVRMETYRLSWNLASGAGREEINRISQSLQQRLNSQTLKSVLEDGSNEALNGSYQQLQDYWQNTLGPALERGDAIAFQASTLPFIEQLNQFVNLLQRQSEHKQSWQQIIQGVALFITMIVLLVGLYELQSSVISPLQELVDATQRFRRGEYQARVNHQSEDELGQLATSFNAMAETIEQSHRTLETQVRQKTLNLQQANAALELLYQSSRSLATRLANAEGLDELIRRFQQRLPGLRLSLCLQGQLQAPAQQLLALDGADSRKVCASSDCATCQRHEQLNPHIYSISNQGSSLGELKAHFIDGHAPQAWETQLIQALANLIGTSLSLKRQREQDHRLLLLEERAIIARELHDSLAQALSYMKLQVSRMQTLMRRGEPVETLEGVTAELREGLNNAYRQLRELLTTFRLQIHDAGLMQGLKDTAKEFSRRGDFQVHLHVDNLAFELSASEQIHILQITREALSNCLRHAHAQNAWLQLRQDGETVRLSIEDDGRGFIGSRDPREHHGLNIMDERSRSLHGQLQILSREPQGTLVQMEFRPEFLGRHPQGNVT
- a CDS encoding MFS transporter, with the protein product MTPPRVRQGLVLGMSTLAFTVCFMVWMMFAVLGVPIKELLQLNETQFGLLAATPVLTGSLVRLPLGLLTDRFGGRSVFFLLMLACVLPLYLISHATAYWQFLVLGLFVGLAGGSFSVGIAYVAKWFDKDNQGFAMGVFGAGNAGSAVTKFLAPALIAAGSWQLVPKVFSAILFITALLFWFLSADNKAHRSAKGANLGEQLKALKDPAVWRYCQYYSIVFGGYVALALWMTKYYVAEYGFSLQSAALLAACFSLPGGVLRAVGGWMSDRWGAQSVTWWVLWVSWICLFLLSYPQTQLQVQTLNGPLDFHIGLNPVLFTALLFIIGIAFAFGKASVFKYIANDYPQNMGAVSGIVGLAGGLGGFILPIMFGALVDLTGVRSSAFMLMYGVVWVSLIWMYFSEIRKRPLLGKQPQATSSPFSSIAQGEDHVGS